The following nucleotide sequence is from Cicer arietinum cultivar CDC Frontier isolate Library 1 chromosome 2, Cicar.CDCFrontier_v2.0, whole genome shotgun sequence.
AGCAGGCTTCGATGGAGATTCATCTCGGTATTTTGCCTTCatatctttaaatttaaaaacaatgtaaaaatttaCAATTATGACAAACCAATGAAGGCGAAAAtttgtcaaatatatatatgcCATACTTTTAAGGGGCATTCGATATATTTAACccaataacatttaaaatagtCACGTGCTACAAAATTGAATTGCAGAATATTCccaaaaatatgttattttgttaatgaaattGTTCCAAAATTGCAGAAATTGGATCAATTCATTGGATGAAAAATtggtgaaaggaaaaaaatttcTATGCGAAGGAAATGAAGAGGCCTCGGAGGCATTTAGAGTAGGTGTTGTTGGCCTCTTAATACAGGGGACAACATATATAAATGTCGCATATAGTTTTCCTTTGCCTGCGTGTTATCTTCACACCAAGGATGCCACCAAAATACGCAAATACATACATTCTAAAAGGTATTACATCAAAGTTCCTTATTCACTAACCATAATTTAGAGAACCATACTCatctaatttttattgtataaatcaTTTTGCAGGACTCCAACTgcaacaattttcaaaacaaatgaGTTAAGAGAAAGTTTGGCACCCGTGGTGCCCTCTTTCTCAGGAAGGGGTCCAAACAATGTTACACTTGAGATTCTCAAGGTATCTTTCAtatgaattaataaattaaatacatctcTATCATGTTAATTTcttgttaacattttttttgtttaatattgtAGCCTGATTTAACTGCTCGAGGAGTAGATATTATAGCTAGTTGGTCTCCACTTTCCTTAATTTCTGAAATTCTTGGTGAGAACAGAACATTAGAGTTCAATATTGTGTTAGGAACATCAATGTCATGTCCACATGTTTCTGGTGCAACATGGTACATCAAATCTTTTCATTCTACATGGTCAACAGGTAATTGAAATCAATAGTTTCACATTTCAATCAAAATGTGCAGGCATTAAGAAACTAAACTTATCCCCTGcttagtttaattaatatttgaaaatagttGTCTTTTACAAAGTTGAATCTTTATTATAAACTGGTGAGGAGTTTAAATTACACTTCTCTTTccttttatttaaaatctttatTCTCTTAAAAAATAAGTACATTTATACttcactttattttaaattttcaatacaTTCAAACTTCCATGTttgttttgtcaattttttattatcgaTATTATTAGTGTATAGTACTAATAATATCGATAAACTGGTGAggagttttaaaattaatttattataaactgGCAAACATGACAAAACAAACATGAAAGTTTGAAtgtattgaaaatttaaaataaagtgaaGTATAAATGTACTTATTTTTCAAGAGAataaagattttaaataaaaggAAAGAGAAGTGTAATTTAAACTCCTCACCAGTTTATAATAAAGATTCAACTTTGTGTATAGTACTGAACTCattttgtcaactaaaaaaattataaatgaaaaaaaaaatagataaaacttaaagttaataaatttaaaattaatttatctttaaagttataaataaataataaattacgtAGTTTAGTACAAAGTAATACTGAAAATTGTAAATTAAGAAGATTTTTGaaggattttttaaaattttctactaCTTTGAGGTCAATATAGTTTACTTAGTATATCTTAAgctaatataaaaaagaaaacattgTGTATGACTTGTGTTGCAGCGAAGCAGATGAGTCAAGATGCAAAATTTGCTTACGGAGCAGGTCAAATTGACCCTGTTAAGGCTCTGAATCCCGGCATGGTATATGATGCCACATAAATAGACTTCATAAGCTTTTTAATGCCACATAAATAGACTTCATAAGCTTTTTACGTGGACTAGGCTACAACCGGTCAGTTTTACAGCTAATCATAGAGGATGACATTAGTTGCTTCGACACAGTAAATGCATCAACAAGGGATTTGAATTATCCATCCTTTGCTCTCAAAGCTCCACACCCCAAACATCACATAAGTGGAAGCTTTAAAAGGACTGTTAGAAATGTTGGATTACCGATGTCGATATATAGAGCAATTGTGAAAGTATCTAAAGGACTCACTATTTCAATGAACTCCATTATTTTGTCATTCACTTCATTGGGAGAAAATAAAACATATGTTCTCACTATAGAAGGAAAACTAAAGAAGTCTATCAACTCGGCTTCTTTAGTTTGGGATGATGGAAATTTTCAAGTAAGGAgtccaattattatttttgatgaACGAGCAGATAAAGGCGAGAGTACAAAATTAtattgtataaattttatttatattgtaatttttaatttgttattttatattattattgaataaatgGTATTCTTTGTACAAAAGAAATATTGTacattattattgaataaattgtATTCTTTGTTCAAAAGAAATATTGTAcgcttgttaaaaaaataaaatttcatattgtTCTTTGAATTATGATATGGCTCGTAATATTTCATTAAGCTCACATATAATATTGCAAACAGAGCCACAAAATATAAACGACAAACAAAATAAGTTATTAAAAGAGTTTTGTACCACGCACCCTCCCatttttacctcccaccccctcAATCATGTGTAAAAGACCATTTTACCCTCAATTTCATTATGAAACCCCAAATCCTTCGAAAGTTTGTATCAtgttgaaagtttcgaaatggaagtctcgaaagtttgaaagtttagaaacatagaaactttcgaaagtttcatggaattagaaagtttcgaaatggttgaTGCTCGAAGAAATGAAAATTTCGAAATAGAGGTCgaaaatatgaaagtttcgaatgatgaaactttcgaagtatATTTTTCCCATAAataatgaaactttcgaaagtttcgtttaacaagaaagtttcgaaatacagaaactttcgaaactttcgaagaatatgaaagtttcgaaatgcaaaaTTTTGCAAAACTTTCGATATATGttgagtttcgaaaatttggtattaatggaaagtttcgaaatacatttttattagtaataaatagtaataaataataataaattcataataataaatttatggtaataaattaatagtaataataaatttgatatttaatttcggaagtttcagtcattttaaaaaaaaattgaaagtttcgaaagtttcgaaacttctgaaattttcgaaatggaaTTGCttcgaatgtttgaaattttcgaagttttctggaaaaaatacacttcgaaaatttcatattcatcaaaaatttcgaaatttCTGGAATATTTCATTTCGAACGTTTGGTATTTttccaaagttttgaaattagtaattttttctgcataattacatttcgaaagtttccaattTTACAAAACATTCGAAAGTTGGGGTGGAAGACTGAAATGGAAATATTTtccataattttttacaaattaaataagggtaaaatagtctttaaaaaaattggggggtgggaggtaaaaatGGGGGGGTGCGTGGTACAAAACCCTTGAGTTGTGCATATTAGGCCCATATCCTGTCTTGGACTCTGTTTCTtggttttaaaacaaaaatcatggTATAATATATTGTTGTTGTGGTTGGCTTGATTTGAAGGAAGTTATTTCTTTTAGTTATGTTAACGTGCAGATTAAGTGTCTAGTTAGGTATATGTTATTAAATATtactgaaaataaaataatgagagaGGAGTGTGATATTTC
It contains:
- the LOC101499179 gene encoding cucumisin-like yields the protein MRIIISLVHVQGTSLNNFDLKGELYPLIYSRDAPNKEAGFDGDSSRNWINSLDEKLVKGKKFLCEGNEEASEAFRVGVVGLLIQGTTYINVAYSFPLPACYLHTKDATKIRKYIHSKRTPTATIFKTNELRESLAPVVPSFSGRGPNNVTLEILKPDLTARGVDIIASWSPLSLISEILGENRTLEFNIVLGTSMSCPHVSGATWYIKSFHSTWSTAKQMSQDAKFAYGAGQIDPVKALNPGMVYDAT